The segment ACCATCAAGGACGATCGCAAGCAGAAGGTCGATTTCTCCGACCCCTATATGCGCTCGGAGCAGTTCATGCTGGTGCGCGGCGACGAGAAGCGCTTCACCGATGCCAAGACGCTCGCCGCTTTCAAGGACGGGCTGATCGGCGCGCAAGCCGGCACCACGCCGTTCTACACCGCCGTCTACAGCGTCCTCGACGGCAATGAGCAGAACCCGCGCATAAAACTGTTCGAGACGTTCGGCGCCACGGTGCAGGCGTTGAAGACCGGTGACGTCGATGTCGTTTTGACCGACGGCACTGCCGGCAAGGGCTATGTCGAGGCGTCCAATGGCGGGCTGAAGCTGATCGGCGGACCACTCGGCACCGAGGATTTCGGCTTTATTTTTCCGAAGGGCTCGGATCTGGTGAAGCCGGTCAATGCGGCGATCGCCGCGCTGAGGGCCGACGGCACACTCGACGCGCTCAACAAGAAATGGTTCCTTGATTACAAGATGGGGCAGTAGTTCGTCTTGCATGACGATGGCGCGCTAGAACGCTCACCGACTTTGCTCTACGAGACCCCCCTCTGCCCTGCCGGGCATCTCCCCCTCACGGGGGGAGATTGGATGTCGCATCAGCTTTCGCTAATTTTCAACCTTGCAGAATGGGCGCCGAGGTCAAAGCTGCCGATCTCCCCCCTTGAGGGGGAGATGGCCGGCAGGCCAGAGGGGGGTGCCTTGGCGCGCCGCCTTGTCAGCATCGCCTGATGGCAACGCCCCTCGCCTCCACCGCCAAAACCGACTTCCCGTGGTGGCTTGCCATGGCCGCGGCGCTCGCCCTGGCAGCGGCTATCTTCATCGCGGCAAGCGACCTTTATGCCCAGGTTTTCGCGACCGTGGCCAAGGGCATCGGCATCACCGTGTTCGTCACGGTGGTGGCCTTCGCGCTGGCCTCGGCGATCGGGCTCGGCATTGCGCTGATGGGCCTGTCGGAGTCGCGCTGGCTGCGCCAGATCGCTCGCTTCTATGTCGAGATCATCCGCGGCGTGCCGATGCTGGTGCTGTTGTTCTGGATCGCCTTCGCCGGCGCGCCGGCCTTCGTCGCGGGTTGGAACGCGCTGACGGCGCCGCTTCAAAGCGCCGGCCTGCTCGGCGAGCTAATGATACGCGACGTATCGTTGCTATGGCGCGCCATCATGGCGCTGACCATCGGCTACTCGGCCTTCATCTCGGAGGTTTTTCGCGCCGGCATCCAGGCGGTCGAGAAGGGCCAGATCGAGGCGGCGAAGGCGCTGGGGCTGACGCGCACGCAGCGTTTTCGGCTGATTGTGTTTCCGCAGGCGATCCGCACCATCCTGCCGCCGCTCGGCAATGATTTCGTCGCCATGGTCAAGGATTCCTCGCTGGTCTCGGTGCTCGGCGTCGCCGACATCACCCAGATGGGCAAGATCTACGCCGCCGGCTCGTTCCGCTTCTTCGAGACCTATTCGATCGTCGCCTATATCTATCTCATCCTGACGGTCGGCCTGTCGCTGGCCCTGCGGGGGCTGGAGAAACGGCTGCGCCACCAGCATGAGCAATAGCCGGCAGGCGAGGACGGCGCTACCATTGCGGCAGATATGCCTGTGTCCGGAGAAATCAGTGGTCATCGACAAAGCCAATGCGGCGCTGGATGCGGTCTATACGGCCGACACGCCGGAAGCGCTTGCGCAAGCCTACGCCGCATGGGCTGCGACCTATGACAGCGAAACGGCGTCGCTCGGCTACCTCCTGCCGTTCCTGATCGCAGCGTGGGTGGCGCGCCATGTGCCGTCAGGAGAGGGGCCGCTGCTCGACGCCGGCTGCGGCACCGGCCTGTCGGGACCGTCGCTCAAGGCGCTGGGCTATCCGGACATCGCCGGGCTCGACCTGTCGGCTGAAATGCTAAAAATCGCCGGCAGCCGGCAGGCTTACAGCGAGCTGAAACAGGCGATGCTCGGCGGCCCGCTGCCCTGGCCGGACGGGTACTTTCGCGGCTTCTTCTCGACCGGCGTGTTTACCATCAGCCATGCACCGGCCTCCGGCCTGCATGAACTGGTGCGCATCACTGGGAAGGGCGGCCACGCCATCTTCACCGTTCGCGACCAGGTTTTTGCGAGCGGCGGGTTTCAGGCGACGTTCGACGAACTGGAGCAGGCGAAAAAATGGCGGCCGGTCGAGGAGAGCCCGTGGTTCCGCTGCTATGCGATCGCCGAGCCCGAGGCGCTGGTGAAGACATTTGTGTTCGAGGTGGTTTGAGAGGCGGTTTGCAGGACTTGGGTTCCTCGCCCCCGCGTAGCGGGGGAGAGGTGGCCCGGCGAAGCCGGGACGGAGAGGGGGACGGCATCCGCGAAGCCACAGCCGGTGGGGGACAGGGCGCGAGACAGGCCATGATACGAGCCTATCAGGAGACCTTGAGACAACGAACTCCCAGAGGCGCGAAAGGCCCCTCTCCGTCCCGGCTTCGCCGGGCCACCTCTCCCCACTTCGTGGGGCGAGGAACCCAGGTTCTGCGAAGGCTGAGCCATTGGACGAGCCAATTGCCGAAAAGCCAAAACATTGATATGAGCCACGCCATGGAACAGCTTTTTGGCGATCCGGCTTACAAGGGTTTCGTGCTGCAGGACAGAAAACGCCTGCCGTCGCGATTCTCGGCGCGCGTTTCCGGCGCTCTGACCAGCCGACTTCGCTAGGCCGCGTTCGCCGGCTAGCCGGCGTTTGTCCCCTTCCCATTTTCATATCGACGGATTTACGCACATGAGCGCACCGCGCACCCTCTACGACAAGATATTCGACGACCATGTCGTCGACCGCCAGGACGACGGCACCTGCCTGCTCTATGTCGACCGTCACCTCGTCCACGAAGTGACCAGCCCACAGGCCTTTGAAGGCCTGCGCATGACCGGCAGAAAGGTCCGACATCCGGAAAAGACGCTGGCCGTCGTCGACCACAATGTACCGACCTCGCCCGAGCGCAAGTTCGGCATCAAGAATGAGGAAAGCCGCATCCAGGTCGAGGCACTGGCCAAGAACGCCAAGGATTTTGGCGTCGAATACTATTCCGAGAAGGATATCCGCCAGGGCATCGTCCACATCATCGGTCCGGAGCAGGGCTTTACGCTGCCTGGCATGACCATTGTCTGCGGCGACAGCCACACCTCGACGCACGGTGCTTTCGGCGCGTTGGCGCATGGCATCGGCACTTCGGAAGTCGAGCATGTGTTGGCCACGCAGACGCTGATCCAGCGCAAGGCCAGGAACATGCTGGTGCGCGTCGACGGCGTGCTGCCGGAAGGCGTCACCGCCAAGGACATCATCTTGGCGATCATCGGCGAGATCGGCACTGCCGGCGGCACCGGCTACGTCATCGAATATGCCGGCGAGGCGATCCGTGCGCTGTCCATGGAAGGCCGCATGACTATCTGTAACATGTCGATCGAGGGCGGCGCCCGGGCCGGCCTGATCGCACCTGACGAAACCACCTTTGCCTATGTCAAGGACAAGCCGCGCGCGCCGAAGGGCGAGGCGTGGGACGCAGCACTTGCCTACTGGAAGACGCTGCAATCCGACGAGGGCGCGCATTTCGACAAGGTGGTCGTGCTCGACGCGGCGAAACTGCCGCCGATCGTCTCCTGGGGTTCCTCGCCCGAGGACGTCGTCTCGGTCCAGGGCATCGTGCCGAACCCCGACGATATCGCCGACGAGAACAAGCGTACGTCCAAGCAGCGCGCGCTCGACTATATGGGCCTGACCCCAGGCACCAAGATCACCGACATCGCGCTCGACCGCGTCTTTATCGGCTCCTGTACCAACGGCCGCATCGAGGATCTGCGCGCCGTCGCAAAGGTTGTCGAAGGCAAGAAAGTCAGCCCTCATGTCGATGCGATGATCGTTCCGGGCTCCGGCCTAGTTAAGGAGCAGGCGGAGGCCGAAGGTCTCGACAAGATCTTTGTCGCCGCCGGTTTCGACTGGCGCGAGCCGGGCTGCTCGATGTGCCTTGCCATGAACGACGACCGGCTGAAGCCGCATGAGCGCTGCGCCTCGACCTCGAACCGCAATTTCGAGGGCCGTCAGGGTTTTAAGGGCCGCACCCATCTGGTGTCGCCGGCGATGGCGGCGGCGGCGGCGATCGCCGGCCATTTCGTCGACATCCGCGAGTGGAAATAGTTCAGGGCTGCCACAGTCCGTATATGAGTGCATGCCAGGCCCGAGCCGCGACGCGATTCGGGCCGTTTCTTTCAGCCGGGGCGCCTGACGAATTCGTGGAATTGCTCACGGCGGCCGGGTTGATCCTTTGCCACAACGAGCGCCAGCTGGCGTTCGTCGAAAAGCTTGAACCATTCGTCCCATTCGACCAGTTCGTAGCCACCGGCGTTGGCCGGGCGTTCGGCCTGGTCCTGGTCCTGATAGGCATGCTGGCCGAAAACCAGCCTCAGCATGGCTTGCGTGCCTGTTTCGGGCGATACATCGACGATTGCCGGAAATCCGGCACGTGACGCGGCCCAAGAGCGAATTGCCTCGTGGTCGGTCAGCATGATTGTATCGGCCATGAAAGCGTCTCCATCGATTGCTGCTGGAAAACGCCGATCGCGGTTTCAAGTTCCGTGCAGCTTCATGGGCGACGTCGCGCATATTCGATCCGCTTAACCGCTTGTTTGGGCTTCCGCTCTAAGGTCTCCCTGACGCAAGCGTGGCGCACGGTCCTTTGGACACCGGTCTGCTGATAGGGCTGCTTAACCCGACGAGCCCGAAAGGTTTGCCGGGCCGGGCGGTGATCGTAATGCCATTTCAATGGCCTGGTGCCAGACTCATGAGGATGTCCTTGGCGCGCTCGCTATAGCTTGCCGTAAGCGACCAGGGGCTGGGTTGGCGAACCACGTGCAGCCAGCCACGTTTTTCCAGCACCTTGTAATCGCTGCTTCCATTCGATTTGCGAAAAAATCGGATGGTGACGATCGCATTTGCGACACGGAGATCCGAGGTCGTGATCTCGGGCAGCCAGGCCGGCAGATGAGGATCGACGAACAGCATCCGGAGCGGCGCGAAGGGCTGCAGGCCCAGCAGCGCCTGAAGGAGCGTATAGACGGTGGTCGTCGACCACGCCTGCGGCGAATTGGCGGCCGGATAGACCGCTGGAAATGGATGATCCTGATCGCGCTGGTGCCCGGCAATACACTCCGGCAAGCGAAAAAAGTCGAAAAGCGCAGCGGTTTCGAACTGCGAACGGCATACCCGCTCGACATAATCATGGCACCCATATCGATAAGCACCAATGGCGAACGGACCGTGCTCGACGGGCCAGACGGTGCCACGGTGATAGGAGTAGGGATTGAAAGCCGGATGTTGTGACGAAAGGGTTCGCACGCCCCAGCCGGTGAACATGTCTTCGGCAAACAGCCGCTTCAACGTGCGCGGCACCAGTGCCGTGTCGGCGATGCCGGTTGCGACGCAGTGCAGGGCGTTGGAGCCGATCGAGCTGACTTGGCGTCTATCGGGGTCGAGCGCCATCGCGAAGAAACCCTCGCTCTCCATCCAGAAGGCTTCGCTGAACCGCTTCTTGAGTTCCTTCGCGCTTTCGTACAGGTACTTTGCTTCGTCTCCGCGATCGAACCACCATAAGACCTCGGCGAGATTCATTTTGGCGGCGTAGACAATTCCCTGCTCCTCGCAGGTCGCGATTGGCTTCCGCACTTGGGAGCCATCTTCGTAGACGATTGCGTCGCTCGAGTCCTTCCAGGCTTGGTTCTCGAGCCCGAGTTCGGAACGCGTTTTGTATTCGCAGAAGCCATCCTTGTCGTGATCGCAGAACGCATCCAGCCATTTGAGAGCCGCAATCGCAGGGTCGACGTATGGGCGTACGAGATTCTTGTCGCCTGTCCAGTGCCATAGCTGCGCCGCCACGAAAGGATAGAAGCCGGAGGTCGTGATCGATCCGTAGTACCGTGCTTTGGGCGTGTAGTTGAGACTGGCGAGCGGGCCGGTATGGGCTTCATGCAGCATGCGGCCCGGCTGTTCGTCGCGCCAGTCGTTGATCTCTTTCCCCTGCAATCCGGCGAGCACGGGCAAGGTTCCGCGCATGATATCGGTCGTAACCGGCGCAGCCTCCCAGGCAACTGTGAGCGTATCGCGGCCGAACAGCGCGATATAGACCGGCAGCCCCGCTGCCGTCGTCCATGCTCGCTCCGCGCAATCGAGATCGTACAGGCGCAACGCGTCCAAATCCCGCTTGGCCTGCTCGAGCGCTCCGATCACCACATTCGCCAGTGTCGTGCTTTCGGGGCTGGAAAAACGCGGCGCATCGCTCAGAAAACGTTGCGTGCGGCGATCATAGTCATTGGCCTGCGGCGAAAAGGACCGGCACCGATAGCTCGAAAGGAGATCCCGACCTTCCATCACTGGAATGATATCGATGCAGCAATGCCAGCGCTCATGAGGAGCAAGGCCGACATCGAAGGCGATGCGCCCGTTCCTGTATCGGGGCGGCATGGTGGCGTTCGAGAAGCGGAGCCTGACACCTCGCCGGATTGACGCAGTCCCCTTCTCATTTTGATGATCATAGCCATGGCGCGCGTGATATTCGAAGATCAACTCGGAAAGCTCTTCACCTTCCATCCACTTGCAGGTCTGCCGGCCGCTCTGTCGGCGGTTACCGTGCGTTTCGTCCTGGTCGGCGAAATCGGCGTCCAGATCAAGCTCGAGCATGAACTGGACTTTTTCCTGTGTGAAATTCACCAGATCGACATCCTCGTGCAGGCCCTCGCCGACATAGCGCGACAGGCGCAGCTCGATGGACTCCTGCGCAATCTCGGAAATGGTCGGGCGCCGCTTGGCCGCCTTCGGAACCGGAGCGATGTAGTAGCCAAGCCAGGAGTGCTGAGCCACGTTAGAAACCGAGACAGGGTACGGCGGACGGCCGTTGATCAGATAACGGTAGCGAGAAAGGAGCCGTGTCTGGTGGACAAACAGGCCTTGATCGGAACCGTTGTCGAAAAAACCGTCGCGTCCGGTCGCCAGAACTGTTCGGCCTTTGCTCACATAGATCGTTTCCGGCCGTACCCGCAGGCGGACCAGGCTGTGGTCGGGCGATTCAGCAGGCATACCGTTTGGCTCCGCACGCTGCATGTAGCGCCCGCTCGGCTTGAGAAACATCAACTTCAATCAAATCCCCGTGAATTGTAGCGGACATCCGGAACCGCCGACGCGTTCCCGGCATTGATTTTACGGAGGAATCTGCGTCCAGAACAGGGAGCAGGGTTATGGCTTACCGTGATTACATCCATACGCCGGTGACGCCGCGCGACATCCGCTGGGGACTGCAGCAGGGGGCCGTTGCAGGTATCGTTGCAGGCATCGTCTTTGCGGCGTTCGAAATGGCGGCGAGTGCGTTCATGATGGGGGCGGAAGCGTTCTTCATGCCGCTGCGCATGATCGGCGCCATCGCGCTTGGACCGGAAGCTCTCGATCCCGGCTACCCGCTCCTGACGGCCGGCATCGCCGGGGTGATCGTGCATTTAATCCTGGCCATCGCCTATGGGATCGTGTTCGGGGAGATTGCCGCAATGCTGCGCGGGCAAGCCACCTTCATTGTTGTCGGCAGCATCTTTGGCCTCGCCTTGTGGCTGGTCAATTTCTATGTGATCGCGCCAATCGCATTCCCTTGGTTCCTGCAAGCAAGCCCGGTCGTGCAGTTCATTGCCCACACATTCTTCTTCGGTACCGTCCTCGGCTGGTACCTGTGGAAGTCGCACGAGAGAAGCGGGCTCGAAGGACCGGCGGTTTAGCCTTGCCAATACCAACTCGGCGCCGTCAGATTGAATATCGCGGAAAGACAGCGGTGGTCACCGGCGCTTCTGCCGGTGTCGGACGCGCTGTTGCGCTGCGCCTCGCACGAGAGGGCGCGAAGGTCGCTCTGATCGCGCGCCACAAACCTGCTCTGAGCCAGCTGAAGGCGGAAATCGAAGGCAGGGGCGGCGAGGCACTCGCCATAGCCGCCGATGTTTCCGACGCGGCCAAAGTAGTTGCGGCGGCCGACGAGATCGAGTCAACACTGGGGCCGATCGAGCTTTGGATCAACAATGCGATGGCGACTGTTTTCTCACCTGTGGAGGAAATAAGTCCCGCAGAATTCCGCCGCGTAACCGAGGTGACCTATCTCGGTTCCGTCCATGGGACGATGGCGGCGCTGCGGCACATGAAACCGCGCAACCGCGGTACGATCCTGCAAATCGGATCCGCGCTGGCCTATCGTGGCATTCCGTTGCAGGCCGCGTATTGCGGCGCCAAGCATGCACTTCGCGGCTTCAGCGAATCTCTTCGCACCGAACTCATTCACGATCACAGCGATATACGGGTCACGATAGTCGAATTGCCGGCGGTCGATACGCCCCAATTCGATTGGGCGCGCACGCATACGGGCCGTGAACCTCGCCCTATGGCCCCCGTTTTCCAGCCGGAAATCGTGGCCGAGAATGTCATCCGCGCCGCGCGCGATCCCGCCCGCGAATACTGGTTGGGTTTCAGCACCCTTTTTGCCATCATCGGAAACATGTTTGCCCCAGGCTTGCTGGACCGCTATCTGGCTAGTGCGGCTTACAAGGGCCAGGTCCGGCGTACCAAGCCATCATCTGCACGCGATGATAATCTTTTCCACCCGGTCAAAGGGCTCCACAAGACCCACGGGTCCTTCACGACCGAGGCACGCGGCAGACTTGCGGGATTTTCAACGGCAAAGACCAGACTTGGCATTTTCACCGCGGCGACGGTTTTGCTCTTGATGATCGGCTATGGGTTTGGCAGTCGCAAAAGAACCGCGCACGGCAATTGATTGACCGAAAAAGCAAAAAAAGCGGGACGGTAATTGGACCGCGAGCGTTCCGACGTGTCCGCTCAAAGCCGGCTGATTATCAGCCTCACGTTAACGTCTTTTTCGCCCGTTCGTGATCTGCTGGCGCCGGGGAGTGCGAAAGACCACATGGGCGGCGGCGCAGAGTTCATCCTTGCAATCAACCTGCTCGTCGCCGGCCTGCTGGCGGCTGCCTTCATGACCATATCGTTCAACGATGCGGCGTGCGCGCCGGCGCGCTGTCTGGTGGTCGGTTATCTCCTCGGGATGGCCTATTTCGCTATCGAGTTCTGCATTCCGGTCTTCGACAATGCGCGACCCGCAGTCGTCGCGGGCTTCGCGGTTTTCCTGGGCGCCACCATCGCCTTCAATGGCGGGCTTGCCCACAAATACGGCGTGGCGCCGCCCTGGGGGCCGATGCTCGTCTTCCTGTTGGCGGCCACCGTGGCAGTGTATTTCGTGCAGGATCTGCCGCGCCAGTCGCTTGCCCGCATGATGGCCTACCAGCTTCCCTATGCCGCCATGCAGTTCGTCGGCGTCGGCATCGTCTGGTCGTCGAGGCAAAGACGCGACTGGCTCGACCATGCGCTGATGGCCGTTCTGGCGGCCAGCGCCATGCAGTTCGTGAGCAAGCCGTTTATCGCCCATGCATTGGGCGGCTGGGGCGTCAATCCGCAGGCCTACCTGCAGAGCAACTACGCCCTGGTGTCGCAATCGCTCGGCACGGTATTCGGCATGACAATCGCGCTTCTCATGCTGATCATTCTGGTCCGCGACGTGCTCGCCGAAGCGACCTCGAAGTCGGAGACGGACACGCTGTCGAGGCTGCTCAACCGAGGCGGCTTCGAGCGTCATGCCGAGCTCGCCATGCGTGACGCCGTGCGCAGGGGTATTCCGGTCGCGCTGGTCATCGCCGACCTCGACCATTTCAAGAGCATCAACGACAGTTTCGGCCACGCATCCGGCGACCGGGTCATCGAGGCCTTTGCCGGCTTCCTGCGTGATGCGGCCGCCGAGCATCACGTCGCCGGCCGCATCGGTGGTGAGGAATTCGCCATCATCCTGCCGGGAACCAACCTCGCCGCCGCGCGGCTCTTCGCCGAAGGCACGCGCAGCGCTTTCGGGGCGTTGCCGATCGACTGTCTGCCGGCGAACCATCGTTGCACCGCCAGCTTCGGCGTTGCCGAGCTCCACCCGGCCGAGGGTTTTTCCGACCTGCTGCGGCGCGCCGACGAAGCGCTCTATCAAGCGAAAGGCAGCGGACGCAATTGCGTGCGGATCTCGATAGGATCAATCGCCGCCCGGCAGCCGGTTGTCGCCAATGCCGGGCCGAAGATCAGCGGCAGGGGCTAAGCTCCGGCATCTCGCCGTCGGAAAGGCCGTACATATAACTGCGGCCCTTGACGAAAACCGGCGGCCTGTAGCAGTCGCGGCTGCTGACGTCATCCGCGTCGTTTTCATAGATTCTGGGTCGGCCGGCACCGGTGTAGTCCGACAGTTCCTTGGCCAGGTTGCCTTCGCCAACGAGGATGCGCTTGTAGCCGGCGGCGCTCTCGATGACGAGATTGCCGAAGGAATCGGCATAGACGCGGTCGCGTGTACCGGCGCGTACCGGTGCTGCCAAGCCAATGGCCACCGCCACCAGGACGACGGCCATCGAGACGGGCGCCGGAAGGCGCGATCTGCCTGAATTCGAACGCATGGCATCCCCATTTGTCAGAGGCCGAGAGTTGCTCGAATCATAAATTAACTATTTCTTAACCTTTGTTAAGATGCCAACCCCGTTGGCCGTCAGGTCTCGGCAAACATGGTTAATATCCGCGGCCATCTTTCGGCCATGCTTGCTACCACCATCGCGGCCGGCGCCGAGCGCGA is part of the Mesorhizobium sp. L-2-11 genome and harbors:
- the leuC gene encoding 3-isopropylmalate dehydratase large subunit, with product MSAPRTLYDKIFDDHVVDRQDDGTCLLYVDRHLVHEVTSPQAFEGLRMTGRKVRHPEKTLAVVDHNVPTSPERKFGIKNEESRIQVEALAKNAKDFGVEYYSEKDIRQGIVHIIGPEQGFTLPGMTIVCGDSHTSTHGAFGALAHGIGTSEVEHVLATQTLIQRKARNMLVRVDGVLPEGVTAKDIILAIIGEIGTAGGTGYVIEYAGEAIRALSMEGRMTICNMSIEGGARAGLIAPDETTFAYVKDKPRAPKGEAWDAALAYWKTLQSDEGAHFDKVVVLDAAKLPPIVSWGSSPEDVVSVQGIVPNPDDIADENKRTSKQRALDYMGLTPGTKITDIALDRVFIGSCTNGRIEDLRAVAKVVEGKKVSPHVDAMIVPGSGLVKEQAEAEGLDKIFVAAGFDWREPGCSMCLAMNDDRLKPHERCASTSNRNFEGRQGFKGRTHLVSPAMAAAAAIAGHFVDIREWK
- a CDS encoding class I SAM-dependent DNA methyltransferase, whose product is MVIDKANAALDAVYTADTPEALAQAYAAWAATYDSETASLGYLLPFLIAAWVARHVPSGEGPLLDAGCGTGLSGPSLKALGYPDIAGLDLSAEMLKIAGSRQAYSELKQAMLGGPLPWPDGYFRGFFSTGVFTISHAPASGLHELVRITGKGGHAIFTVRDQVFASGGFQATFDELEQAKKWRPVEESPWFRCYAIAEPEALVKTFVFEVV
- a CDS encoding SDR family oxidoreductase; amino-acid sequence: MVTGASAGVGRAVALRLAREGAKVALIARHKPALSQLKAEIEGRGGEALAIAADVSDAAKVVAAADEIESTLGPIELWINNAMATVFSPVEEISPAEFRRVTEVTYLGSVHGTMAALRHMKPRNRGTILQIGSALAYRGIPLQAAYCGAKHALRGFSESLRTELIHDHSDIRVTIVELPAVDTPQFDWARTHTGREPRPMAPVFQPEIVAENVIRAARDPAREYWLGFSTLFAIIGNMFAPGLLDRYLASAAYKGQVRRTKPSSARDDNLFHPVKGLHKTHGSFTTEARGRLAGFSTAKTRLGIFTAATVLLLMIGYGFGSRKRTAHGN
- a CDS encoding transporter substrate-binding domain-containing protein, translated to MIKSKLLLAGLLALIFAPVAALAQALPDLGGKKVVVVTENAYPPLQFIDAKTGKQIGWEYDAMNEIAKRLNFQVEYQNTSWDAMIQAVSDNQYQIGMTGITIKDDRKQKVDFSDPYMRSEQFMLVRGDEKRFTDAKTLAAFKDGLIGAQAGTTPFYTAVYSVLDGNEQNPRIKLFETFGATVQALKTGDVDVVLTDGTAGKGYVEASNGGLKLIGGPLGTEDFGFIFPKGSDLVKPVNAAIAALRADGTLDALNKKWFLDYKMGQ
- a CDS encoding amino acid ABC transporter permease; amino-acid sequence: MATPLASTAKTDFPWWLAMAAALALAAAIFIAASDLYAQVFATVAKGIGITVFVTVVAFALASAIGLGIALMGLSESRWLRQIARFYVEIIRGVPMLVLLFWIAFAGAPAFVAGWNALTAPLQSAGLLGELMIRDVSLLWRAIMALTIGYSAFISEVFRAGIQAVEKGQIEAAKALGLTRTQRFRLIVFPQAIRTILPPLGNDFVAMVKDSSLVSVLGVADITQMGKIYAAGSFRFFETYSIVAYIYLILTVGLSLALRGLEKRLRHQHEQ
- a CDS encoding amylo-alpha-1,6-glucosidase, yielding MFLKPSGRYMQRAEPNGMPAESPDHSLVRLRVRPETIYVSKGRTVLATGRDGFFDNGSDQGLFVHQTRLLSRYRYLINGRPPYPVSVSNVAQHSWLGYYIAPVPKAAKRRPTISEIAQESIELRLSRYVGEGLHEDVDLVNFTQEKVQFMLELDLDADFADQDETHGNRRQSGRQTCKWMEGEELSELIFEYHARHGYDHQNEKGTASIRRGVRLRFSNATMPPRYRNGRIAFDVGLAPHERWHCCIDIIPVMEGRDLLSSYRCRSFSPQANDYDRRTQRFLSDAPRFSSPESTTLANVVIGALEQAKRDLDALRLYDLDCAERAWTTAAGLPVYIALFGRDTLTVAWEAAPVTTDIMRGTLPVLAGLQGKEINDWRDEQPGRMLHEAHTGPLASLNYTPKARYYGSITTSGFYPFVAAQLWHWTGDKNLVRPYVDPAIAALKWLDAFCDHDKDGFCEYKTRSELGLENQAWKDSSDAIVYEDGSQVRKPIATCEEQGIVYAAKMNLAEVLWWFDRGDEAKYLYESAKELKKRFSEAFWMESEGFFAMALDPDRRQVSSIGSNALHCVATGIADTALVPRTLKRLFAEDMFTGWGVRTLSSQHPAFNPYSYHRGTVWPVEHGPFAIGAYRYGCHDYVERVCRSQFETAALFDFFRLPECIAGHQRDQDHPFPAVYPAANSPQAWSTTTVYTLLQALLGLQPFAPLRMLFVDPHLPAWLPEITTSDLRVANAIVTIRFFRKSNGSSDYKVLEKRGWLHVVRQPSPWSLTASYSERAKDILMSLAPGH
- a CDS encoding GGDEF domain-containing protein, translating into MGGGAEFILAINLLVAGLLAAAFMTISFNDAACAPARCLVVGYLLGMAYFAIEFCIPVFDNARPAVVAGFAVFLGATIAFNGGLAHKYGVAPPWGPMLVFLLAATVAVYFVQDLPRQSLARMMAYQLPYAAMQFVGVGIVWSSRQRRDWLDHALMAVLAASAMQFVSKPFIAHALGGWGVNPQAYLQSNYALVSQSLGTVFGMTIALLMLIILVRDVLAEATSKSETDTLSRLLNRGGFERHAELAMRDAVRRGIPVALVIADLDHFKSINDSFGHASGDRVIEAFAGFLRDAAAEHHVAGRIGGEEFAIILPGTNLAAARLFAEGTRSAFGALPIDCLPANHRCTASFGVAELHPAEGFSDLLRRADEALYQAKGSGRNCVRISIGSIAARQPVVANAGPKISGRG